The nucleotide sequence TATCACGATCCACCCAGCTGGCCGCAAAAAGAAGATAACCAATTTTGTCTAAGCTGTCTGGTAGACAAGTATGGCATCAGAGGGAATCGACTTGTCCAACAGAGAAAAGCATACACACGCATGTTAAATGTACTCAGTTGGGTGTGTGAATAGTATGCGGTTGCCATCCTTTATCACGCGGCGTCACCAAAGTTGTCGAAAATGCACACGAGCCCTCTGGAAGAAGATCCTAGCATGCAGAACTTGAACAAACTATGTGGTACCAGTGTCATTTACGAGTATGATTTGGTAGTAATTTTTTTTCGTGAATACGCAAGGATtacgtatcatttcattgatagaaagAATAGAATGAGTACAGAgggtacaacacatgacacgaacGCAGACATGCGTGAACATGGTGTCTGGAGCAGAGAGGCAAGGCAACGCCGAACCAACAAGAATTCCAACATCATCCGAGCCAACACCGGGGACACCGCGAGCAAGCAAGATAACGCCTTCGAGAAGGAATACGACGTCGAAACGCCATCGCTATCCTGTCCGGGGGACCAGACCTAGGGTTTCCCTTGAGTTCGAAGAGGGGCAAAGCTGAAAGCCGTggcagcgcctccaagaaggaaacgacACCCGCGGGCGTTGTCACTGCCAGCACCGGCAAGCCGAGCAGGGATCTCTCCCTCGCCAGAAGCTGAGCAATCCCATAGCCGCCGAGTCTGGAATCGAAGATGAGGAAGCCAACATTGGCCGAAACAACCATTCGGTAAGGGGTCGGCGGGGCTGCACTTGCCGTTGGAGGGTGGCACCACCTCCGAACCCACAGGCGTTGGATCCGACAAAAGAAGGAGGCTTTGAGGCGTATATGGTGGGTCAGGCCACGAAGCGAAGCACGCGGGGGTAGGACGACGGCGTCCAGCAACACCGACAAGTTAGGACTGGAGAGACGCATATCCGAACTGTCGTGGCCTTAACCGTCGAGACGTTGACGAGCCAGGTGAGCTGGAATGGACGCAGTTACATGGTCACCGAGGCCGGAGATGCCCAGCAGAGACGCCGGCAGCCAAGGACACCCGAGAGACGCGGGCCTAGGCTGCCGGGACCAGAGCATCGCCAGCAAATGCCCGCCGTGAGGAGCCCCGTGTCTGGCACAACCACAGACGCATCGCCGCATCCCCGCGAGAGTAGTCACCATGGCCCAAGGGgggaggaggggccgccggagacGAGGAGGGCCGCCTGCACAGAAGGCAGGCCGCAAACGCCCCCGCAACCGGCCGCAGGTCCTACACCACACCCATGGCCAGAAGCAGCACCAGCAGGGCTGGGTCGTGCCGccgcggggggcggggggggggggggaggctgcAGGGGAGCGTCCATGGCAACGACCAGGAGCTCCAAGACCTCCGCTAGTCGGCAAGCACGTGCAACAgctggtggagggcgcgccgggtaGGGTCCCGGGGCCGCAGGCGGAGGGGAAGGCGCGCGAGGAAGAGTGGTGGCGCTCGTGACGGCTGAGGATGGTCGGGGGAGGGGGGTTGCTGGCCGGATCCGTGCAGAAGGCCGCCGGGAGGACCGGATCTGGCGCTGTCGGACCAGCAGGGGTAGCCATGGTGGGGGTGGGGGCGAGCTGGGGGCTTGAGGAGGCAGATCCGCCCCGCCACCACCTTCATGGGGCCCGCGCGCGGTTCCGCCGGCtggccctccggcggcggcgatgcgggggAGGGCGGTGGAGGGGCCTGCTAGTGGTGGCGGCGGGGTTCCCCGTGTCGCCAGCGATTTGGTAGTAATAATGCAATCATCTCTGCTTCCAAAATCCAAAGCTGATATGGTTGTGCATTTTTTGAGGAGAAGAAAGTTGATATAGTCGTGACACCGATGAGATGAATGAGGAGAACCGCACGGACCGTGTCACTGTGCAACGCCGACCTGCAGCTGCAGCCACATGGTTAGACAATTTCCAACCCATAACCCGGCCTGCGGATCGACGCACGCATTGATCAGGCAAGCCATCGAATGGACACGATCCGATCAACCCAGCAGGCCGCTTCAACTGCCAGACCCAAGCCGGGTCATCAAGCCAGCCCACCCTGACAACCCATCCCGACCGTCCATCGTCCCCGATCCAACCCTCTACATACCACTGACATCCTCCTTCAAACAATCGCGCCCATAAAATAAGTGAAAATAATACCGCTAAGATAAGGAAAAACAATGAACAAAGCGGCTGAGATGAGACGGGCAGTAAAGCCTCGCGTCACGGTCCACGAAAGTCAGGGCGATTCCTTCCGCCTTCTCCAGTTCTCCACAGCTCCACGCGCCAACACGTCGCGCTCGTATATATACCTACGCCCATTCTCCACTTCGTCTCATCTCCATTCTCCATCGCCGCACTCCATCGGCATCCAATTCATTCAACTCGACTCCATCCGCGTCCAAAGCCTTCACGCATCAGCTGCCTTCTGGTTGCCGCAATGGCCAGCGCGCGCAACGCGGCGCCCGagccgtcctcttcttcgtcctcgccATACTCCTCGTCGGCGTCCGACGTGGAGATCCTCCGCTCCCTGCGCTGCCTGGCGCGCGACCtggccgccgccgacccgccggcgCCGTTCCTCAGGGCGGTCTTCGCGTCCGTGTCCCGCCGGGCGCGGCTCCTCGTCGCCGTGTTCGACGACCTGCTGCTGCTGGGAGCGAGCGCCGCCCTGCCGCGGTCCGCCTCGCTGTGCCTCCGCGAGGTGCTGCTTGTGCTGCAGCGGTTCAAGGCCGTCGTGGCCGACTGCTCCGCGCGCAGCCGCATGCGCCTGCTGCTGCAGTCCGACGAGGTCGCCGCGCGCGTGCGCGAGCTGCAGCACGACCTCGCCACGCTGCTCGATATTCTCCCGGTTGGTGAGCTTGGGCTGGCTGACGACGTGGCGGACCTCCTCACGCTCGCCTCCCGCCagtgccgccgccgcgcgcccgaggcCGCGGCCGAGCAGGAGCTCAAGGCCAGCGTGCTGGCGCTCATACAGGAGGTCGAGCGGGAGATCGTGCCTGAGCGGGAGCGCCTGGAGGCCATCCTCGAGGAGGTGGCCATCAACGACCCGGCCAGCTGCAGCCAGGAGATCGAGATCTTGGAGCGGGAGATCGGCGACCGCCTGGCGGAGAGGTGGACTTCGGCGATGATTGCCCTCGTCGGGCTCCTTCGGTACGCCAAGTGCGTCCTCTTCAGCGCTGCCACGCCGCGGCCGCTGGACTCCAAGGTGGACGCCGACGACGATGACGCCGAGCCTCTAGCGCCGCCGCCGGACTTCCGGTGCCCCATCTCTCTCGACCTGATGCGCGACCCGGTTGTGTCCGCTAGTGGCCAGACGTACGACCGCGAATCCATTACGCGGTGGTTCGGTGCCGGCAAGTCGACGTGCCCCAAGACAGGCCAGGTGCTCACTAATCTGGAGCTCGTGCCCAACAAGGCGCTCAAGAACTTGATCTCGCGGTGGTGCCGGGAGAATGGCGTCGCCATGGAAGGCAGCGAGCCTGGCAAGCCCGAGCCGGCGCCACCGGTGGCCGCAAACAAGGCCGCGGTGGAGGCGGCGCGCATGACCGCGTCGTTTCTTGTGAAGAAGCTCTCGGCCTCGTTCTCCCCTAGCTCGGACAACCGCGTGGTTCACGAGATCCGTCTGCTCGCCAAGTCCGGCTCCGAGAGCCGCGCCTTCATCGGGGAGGCCGGCGCAGTCCCGCTCCTCGTGCCACTGCTCAACTCTGAGGACGCCGCGCTGCAGGTCAACGCCGTGACGGCGCTGCTCAACCTCTCCATTCTCGATGCCAACAAGAAGCGCATCATGCACGCCGACGGCGCGGTGGCGGCCCTCTGCCAAGTGATGGGCTCCGGCGCGACCTGGCGGGCGAAGGAGAACGCAGCTGCCACCGTGCTCAGCTTGTCGGCCGTCCATACGTACCGCCGTCGTCTCGGCCGGAACCCACTAGTGATCGAGAAGGTCGTGCTCCTGGTGCGCACGGGCCCCCCGAGCACCAAGAAGGACGCGCTGGCTGCGCTGCTGTGCCTGTCCGCCGAGAGGGAGAACGTGGGCAAGCTGGTGAGCGCAGGCGCCGCGGAGGCGGCACTGTCTGCCATCAGCGAGGAGGAGACCGCGGCGGCGGTGCTGGCGTCGCTGGCCAAGCGCGGGGGAGCGGAGGCGATCGTGAACATCGACGGCGCCGTGGCGAAGCTGGTGGCCGAGATGCGGCGCGGCACGGAGTGGTCGCGGgagtgcgcggcggcggcgctggtgctgCTGTGCCGGCGCGCGGGGGCCGCGGCGGCGTCGCAGGTGCTGGCGATCAACGGCGTGGAGTGGGCGATCTGGGAGCTGATGGGCAGCGGCTCGGAGCGGGCGCGCCGGAAGGCCGCGTCCCTCGGCAGGACGTGCCGGCGCTGGGCGGCCGCCAACGCGGCGCAGAACGCGGAATTCCCCACCTCCACCGTCTCGCCGGCCACCGTGGCCGCATCGTGAATCATTCTTCGATGACATTGAATTGATCCGTAGGAACAGCTCCAAAACTTAACCAAAAAAAGTACTGTAGAGAATTGTTGTACAAAATTGGTTTGTTGAATGCCTTGTAATTCTAGGCTGTAGTACGATTCTTTAGTCCCCGTGGGTAAACACAAACACAGAGTAATTGAATCAACTGTGCATACAGAACATTCGTTGCTTCTTTCGTTCTTCGTTGTTGTTGTGAAATCTTGTACGTAATACAAAGTGAAAGGAAATAATAGTTGTACAAATTGTGCTCATTCTTCTAGTTTTCTCACCTTGGCAGATTGCAATAATTTTGTAGTTGATGGGCGAGAGCAACTAGCTAGTTGTCGCGGATGCACGGCGCCCGTGATGAGTGGTTGCCGGGGACCGGAAATGGCCAGCCTTTCCCAGCCGTCCGCCCGTCGGCAAGGAGTGCACGGTACCCAGACGAATAAGTCGCGCGGCTGGAAACGCACCACGAGCAGCAGCAAAGCCACCGATCCAGCTAGCCTTCGCCGGCTTTCCGGCAGAAAGGGCGGCGCTTTGGCCGCTGCCAGCCGGTGCGCATCCATCCACGCTATGCTAGCAGTACTCCACTGCTAATCTAACCTACATGATACCCCATTGACAATTTGCTCGGTTCCTTTCTTGTCTCTCAAAGCGAGATGCACTCCAGGGTGTCGTCGCGCTTCACATGGGCTCT is from Triticum aestivum cultivar Chinese Spring chromosome 1B, IWGSC CS RefSeq v2.1, whole genome shotgun sequence and encodes:
- the LOC123136991 gene encoding U-box domain-containing protein 16, translated to MASARNAAPEPSSSSSSPYSSSASDVEILRSLRCLARDLAAADPPAPFLRAVFASVSRRARLLVAVFDDLLLLGASAALPRSASLCLREVLLVLQRFKAVVADCSARSRMRLLLQSDEVAARVRELQHDLATLLDILPVGELGLADDVADLLTLASRQCRRRAPEAAAEQELKASVLALIQEVEREIVPERERLEAILEEVAINDPASCSQEIEILEREIGDRLAERWTSAMIALVGLLRYAKCVLFSAATPRPLDSKVDADDDDAEPLAPPPDFRCPISLDLMRDPVVSASGQTYDRESITRWFGAGKSTCPKTGQVLTNLELVPNKALKNLISRWCRENGVAMEGSEPGKPEPAPPVAANKAAVEAARMTASFLVKKLSASFSPSSDNRVVHEIRLLAKSGSESRAFIGEAGAVPLLVPLLNSEDAALQVNAVTALLNLSILDANKKRIMHADGAVAALCQVMGSGATWRAKENAAATVLSLSAVHTYRRRLGRNPLVIEKVVLLVRTGPPSTKKDALAALLCLSAERENVGKLVSAGAAEAALSAISEEETAAAVLASLAKRGGAEAIVNIDGAVAKLVAEMRRGTEWSRECAAAALVLLCRRAGAAAASQVLAINGVEWAIWELMGSGSERARRKAASLGRTCRRWAAANAAQNAEFPTSTVSPATVAAS